Below is a genomic region from Romeriopsis navalis LEGE 11480.
GCTTTGGCGAAGCAGCTCCGCCATCAGTTCAAAGTCGATTTGGCGATGTACGTGGCACGTTCCCAATCCGCTCAGTCAGTGGAACAACCACCGGATAATCCGACGGCCCTCGGCGATGATGTTTTGCGGTTGATTAAAACAGTCGTGGCGAAGCGGGGTAATTACAGCTATCTCAGCCTGTCCAACATCTTTCTGGAGCAGGTGAAAAATGTTTCTTTTGAGGAGTTTAAACAGAGTCTGCATAAATATCTGATTTTTTCTGCGGACCAGCGAGATAGTGAATTTGTGCAGGCATTGAAGGAGCGACTGGCTGATAAGTTGGACAATCTGTACAAAGACTATGAATCACAGCAAGTTAATGATGCGTTGATTCTGCGTACGTCCAACCGAGTAATTGATTTTCTGACGACGGAAAATCGCCAGGAACCATCATCGCTATTTGTCTTGTTATTGTCCCAGGGTAACCCGATGACGTTAGTTGTGACGTTGTTGAAGTTGATTCTGATTTCACGTAACTCACGCCTCTATTTGGAAGCGCGAATTGCCGACTTGATTCACTACTATGAGAATCTGCCGGAGAAGGAATGTTGGTGGGTGGTGAATTTCCTCGAAATCTTCAATGTTACCTTCACGATTTATGCGGAAAATGTCCAGTACAACTTAATCCATATGGAGCCGAGTGGGAAGAAGCGCTCTTGGCAAGATGAGTTAGCGAATTTGGACGCCTATCGCGTGTTCTCGCAGTTGCGACTGTATCGTCGTGATGAAAATGAGGCAGATGAGGTCGTGAAGGTTCTAGATGATGATGAAGCGGTCGTGTCCTTATCGCCAGAAAAAGCGATGGCCCGATCGACGGTTTCGACCCGGTTGCCTGGGGTGATTTTGGAAGTCGATGAAGAGATCACGGAGATTCAGGTTTAGATCGGCTAGCGGCCTTAATACTGTGCGCTATTATTGGCAGTCAAGGATTAATTTAGGCGTTGAGATTGCGGCAATAGCTGGGCAAAGCCAGCGCCAATTGTTTCGGCTAAGGTGTTAACCACACGATAGAGTGCGACGATCGCCAGCAGTTCGCCGGTGCTGAGCTGGTTGTTCAATAGCGCGATCGTCACGGCTTCGAAAAGGCCGATGCCACCAGGTAGTCCGGGTACGACCAGACCTAATAACCAGGCGATCGCGAAGCTACTATAGATTATGGGCAGTTGGTGTAGTTCTAAACGATGGATGCTACTCCAGGTGATGACAAACCCTGTACCGCGGAGTAGAACAAACCCGAGTTCTCCCATTAGCGCCCGAATAGGATAGTGCTGAAGCTGAGGAATATTTTCTGGCGCGATCGCCAGTCGTTTGCGTTTTGCCCCGCCGACTTGACGCAGCACGCGGTTGAGAATTTTAGGGTGGATTCCGACTAAAACAGCTCCCAGCCCCAGGAATTGGGCTGCTAATAGCGCTGGGGATTGGACATTAGCTTGGCTAAAAGGGATTGCCGCGATCACCACGACTAAGCCTGATACGGCCATTAATAATGGCTCGAGCAAAATACTGAGTAGTGCATTGCCCGCCGGAATATTGATTTGTTTACAGGCATTAAACCGACCATAGAAATGCCAAACATTGCCTGGTAGATATTTGGCGAGATTTGTGGTGAGGTAGATTTTGATGCCCCAAGGCGATGTGATGGACGTTGATTCGGATTGCTGGGTTTGGAACATGCGCAGAATATCCGTCCAAATTGCGCCCGCGAGACAGTGAGCCAGGAGTGAAATGGCGAGTCCGATGGTCAGCAATCCCCAACCTGAAGTTGTGATTCTGATGCTGGCAACAGTCTGCCAGTTTTGCCAAAGGGTACGTCCTAGGAAAAAGAGTACGGCCCCAATGAGTCCCCAGCGTAGAAATTGTGGCCAATTAACGCGGAACTTAGACATTTTGTGGATGGTCGCTGGTGGGGGATGCGATTTGCTGTTGCCAAACCGTTAGAGCTAATTGATGAACTTCGCGCCAGGGGCGGTGATGTTGGCGGGCAATTGCTGCACAGTCTTCATATTCGGGTTGAACATTCACAATTTGATTGCCGATGGTTGCCACCTTAATCTGGACAGTCCCCAATTCGGTATGGATATGCTGAAAGGTTCGATCCAGTGCGGTCCGCTGTTGTTGACTATGGCGGATGCCGAGGGTGGTGGTTTCTTGAAAAATTACTTGTTCACAGGCGGCGACGGTTTCGGGTCGGCAGATCACGGTGAGCAAAATTCCCGGTCGTGATTTCTTCATGCCGATCGGTTGGGTGAAGACATCTAATGCCCCAATAGCAAATAACTGCTCAAAGATGTAACCGATCACCTGGGGATTTAAGTCGTCAATTTGGGTTTCCAGGATCGTGATTTGCTGTTGAGCGGCATGCCCAACTGGCTGTTGCGTCGCGTTTCCAGGATGATGATTGTGGGAATGGTTGATGGTGTGGCTGTGGGAATGGCGCGTGTTGTGGTGATGTGTCTGACTGTGGTTGTGTGGGTTGGGATGACTGTGGTTGTGTGGGTTGGGATGACTATGGTGATCGGGCGTCCTGTGTGAGTGATGCTCAGTAGTGTGGACATGCGCGGCTGTGCTTTGGCCTTCGCCAATCCAGAGGCGGGCGATATTTGGGATAGGGAGTGAAATTGTGCCTGCCCCCAAGCCGATTTTTTGAATTGTCATGGGCGGTGGTGCCCCGAAGTCAGAGGCGATTGTCGTTACAATCGCTGCTCCGGTCGGTGTTACGAGTTCACGTTTAATGCCGTTATCGAATACGGTTACCTGCCGGAGTTCCCAAAGTTTCAGAACTGCGGGTACAGGCACCGGTAAACGACCGTGGGCAGCCCAGACGGTACCACCGCCGGTGGGTAGCGCGGCACAATATAATTGCTCGATTTTTAAATAATCCAGGCCCAAGCAGGTGCCGACAATATCGACGATCGCGTCCACGGCACCAACTTCATGGAAAAACACTTCCTCTGGAGGAATACCATGTACAGCGCCTTCCGCCTGTGCTAGTTGCCGAAATACCGCCAAGCTCCAATGTTCGGCGAGTTGAGGCAGGCAGGCGGCCTGAATCATTTGCTCAATTTCTGGGAGACAGCGGGTATGGGTATGGTCATGATCATGGCCATGATCGTGCGCCGATTCTGACTCGTGTGGATGTGTATGGTTGTGGCTGTGGGGTTCTGATGGGTTGAGTAATTCCACATGCAGCTTATTGGCGATTTGACCATTGTGATGGATCGGCTCACACCGCAGCTGAAATTCGTCTTTAATGCCAAGTCGTTCTAAATGTTCAGTCAAGTATTCTAGTGGGACGCCCGCATCAATTAAGGCGCCCAGAAACATATCTCCGGCAATTCCCGTCGGACAGTCTAGATATGCCAGTTTTGCCATGCAGCCCCCAGTAAATCCCGTCAGTATGATCAGCGGCAGTGATGTGCGTGATCGTGAATTGGCTCTAACTACCTTACCGGAGAAACTGATGCTGCGAATTTCTGACCGATCAGTTAATTTT
It encodes:
- a CDS encoding lysylphosphatidylglycerol synthase domain-containing protein, with the protein product MSKFRVNWPQFLRWGLIGAVLFFLGRTLWQNWQTVASIRITTSGWGLLTIGLAISLLAHCLAGAIWTDILRMFQTQQSESTSITSPWGIKIYLTTNLAKYLPGNVWHFYGRFNACKQINIPAGNALLSILLEPLLMAVSGLVVVIAAIPFSQANVQSPALLAAQFLGLGAVLVGIHPKILNRVLRQVGGAKRKRLAIAPENIPQLQHYPIRALMGELGFVLLRGTGFVITWSSIHRLELHQLPIIYSSFAIAWLLGLVVPGLPGGIGLFEAVTIALLNNQLSTGELLAIVALYRVVNTLAETIGAGFAQLLPQSQRLN
- the larC gene encoding nickel pincer cofactor biosynthesis protein LarC, with translation MAKLAYLDCPTGIAGDMFLGALIDAGVPLEYLTEHLERLGIKDEFQLRCEPIHHNGQIANKLHVELLNPSEPHSHNHTHPHESESAHDHGHDHDHTHTRCLPEIEQMIQAACLPQLAEHWSLAVFRQLAQAEGAVHGIPPEEVFFHEVGAVDAIVDIVGTCLGLDYLKIEQLYCAALPTGGGTVWAAHGRLPVPVPAVLKLWELRQVTVFDNGIKRELVTPTGAAIVTTIASDFGAPPPMTIQKIGLGAGTISLPIPNIARLWIGEGQSTAAHVHTTEHHSHRTPDHHSHPNPHNHSHPNPHNHSQTHHHNTRHSHSHTINHSHNHHPGNATQQPVGHAAQQQITILETQIDDLNPQVIGYIFEQLFAIGALDVFTQPIGMKKSRPGILLTVICRPETVAACEQVIFQETTTLGIRHSQQQRTALDRTFQHIHTELGTVQIKVATIGNQIVNVQPEYEDCAAIARQHHRPWREVHQLALTVWQQQIASPTSDHPQNV